From Miscanthus floridulus cultivar M001 chromosome 15, ASM1932011v1, whole genome shotgun sequence, the proteins below share one genomic window:
- the LOC136507237 gene encoding secreted RxLR effector protein 161-like has translation MEERLKLTKASTTVKVDATLYQIIVGGLRYLVHTRLDIAFVVGYVNRFMEDPREDHWAMVKRLLRYVKGTVDQGIIFPKTGGSRLQLTVFSDANMAGDVDGQQSTSSVLVFLESAPISWLSLK, from the coding sequence atggaggagcggctgaagctgacgaaggccagcaccacagtgaaggtggatgcaacactctaccagatcatcgtcggtggtctacgctacctagtccacacgaggctggACATTGCGTTCGTTGTGGGctatgtcaatcgcttcatggaggatcccagagaggatcactgggctatggtgaagcggctactacgctacgtcaaggggacagtagatcaagggatcatctttcccaagaccggTGGGAGTAGGCTGCAACTCACTGTATTTAGCGATGCAAACATGGCGGGAGACGTCGACGGACAACagagcacctctagcgtgctcgtcttcctcgagtcggccccaatttcatggctgtcactgaaatag